One Helianthus annuus cultivar XRQ/B chromosome 7, HanXRQr2.0-SUNRISE, whole genome shotgun sequence genomic region harbors:
- the LOC110868127 gene encoding uncharacterized protein At5g65660 isoform X1 yields the protein MEVGMKLMEAPYHAPPPQHHHDSSGPTIGFPLGTVLLLIVVVSLCGVISCCYHWDRLRHLRGVFTDDDVDPSDHSPNKPKPDCLENKRGVDQSLPVIMAGDQFPRFIAMPCLCEPPAQGRIDVGEIQMSPVPPHVVIPMC from the exons ATGGAAGTTGGAATGAAGTTAATGGAAGCTCCTTACCACGCGCCACCACCGCAACACCACCATGACTCGTCTGGCCCCACCATAGGCTTCCCACTCGGCACCGTGTTGCTTCTGATTGTTGTGGTCAGCCTTTGTGGCGTCATCTCCTGTTGTTACCATTGGGATAGGCTCCGCCACCTTCGTGGTGTATTCACCGATGACGATGTTGATCCTTCAGACCACTCACCGAATAAACCGAAACCTGATTGCTTG GAAAATAAACGAGGCGTGGATCAGAGTTTGCCGGTGATAATGGCTGGAGATCAATTTCCGAGGTTTATAGCAATGCCGTGTCTATGTGAGCCACCGGCGCAAGGAAGGATCGACGTAGGAGAGATTCAGATGTCACCCGTTCCACCACATGTAGTCATCCCGATGTGTTAA
- the LOC110868127 gene encoding uncharacterized protein At5g65660 isoform X2 → MEVGMKLMEAPYHAPPPQHHHDSSGPTIGFPLGTVLLLIVVVSLCGVISCCYHWDRLRHLRGVFTDDDVDPSDHSPNKPKPDCLEWLKRE, encoded by the exons ATGGAAGTTGGAATGAAGTTAATGGAAGCTCCTTACCACGCGCCACCACCGCAACACCACCATGACTCGTCTGGCCCCACCATAGGCTTCCCACTCGGCACCGTGTTGCTTCTGATTGTTGTGGTCAGCCTTTGTGGCGTCATCTCCTGTTGTTACCATTGGGATAGGCTCCGCCACCTTCGTGGTGTATTCACCGATGACGATGTTGATCCTTCAGACCACTCACCGAATAAACCGAAACCTGATTGCTTG GAGTGGCTCAAGAGGGAGTGA